The proteins below are encoded in one region of Homo sapiens chromosome 2, GRCh38.p14 Primary Assembly:
- the INPP1 gene encoding inositol polyphosphate 1-phosphatase isoform X1, producing MSDILRELLCVSEKAANIARACRQQEALFQLLIEEKKEGEKNKKFAVDFKTLADVLVQEVIKQNMENKFPGLEKNIFGEESNEFTNDWGEKITLRLCSTEEETAELLSKVLNGNKVASEALARVVHQDVAFTDPTLDSTEINVPQDILGIWVDPIDSTYQYIKGSADIKSNQGIFPCGLQCVTILIGVYDIQTGVPLMGVINQPFVSRDPNTLRWKGQCYWGLSYMGTNMHSLQLTISRRNGSETHTGNTGSEAAFSPSFSAVISTSEKETIKAALSRVCGDRIFGAAGAGYKSLCVVQGLVDIYIFSEDTTFKWDSCAAHAILRAMGGGIVDLKECLERNPETGLDLPQLVYHVENEGAAGVDRWANKGGLIAYRSRKRLETFLSLLVQNLAPAETHT from the exons ATGTCAGATATCCTCCGGGAGCTGCTCTGTGTCTCTGAGAAGGCTGCTAACATTGCCCGGGCGTGCAGACAGCAGGAAGCCCTCTTCCAGCTGCTGAtcgaagaaaagaaagagggagaaaagaacaaGAAGTTTGCAGTTGACTTCAAGACGCTGGCTGATGTACTGGTACAGGAAGTTATAAAACAGAATATGGAGAACAAG TTTCCAggcttggaaaaaaatatttttggagaagAATCCAATGAGTTTACTAATGACTGGG GGGAAAAGATTACCTTGAGGTTGTGTtcaacagaggaggaaacagcagAGCTTCTTAGCAAAGTCCTCAATGGTAACAAGGTGGCATCTGAAGCATTAGCCAGGGTTGTTCATCAGGATGTTGCCTTTACTGACCCAACTCTGGATTCCACAGAGATCAATGTTCCACAGGACATTTTGGGAATTTGGGTGGACCCCATAG aTTCAACTTATCAGTATATAAAAGGTTCTGCTGACATTAAATCCAACCAGGGAATCTTCCCCTGTGGACTTCAGTGTGTCACCATTTTAATTGGTGTCTATGACATACAGACAGGGGTTCCCCTGATGGGAGTCATCAATCAACCTTTTGTGTCACGAGATCCAAACACCCTCAG GTGGAAAGGACAGTGCTATTGGGGCCTTTCTTACATGGGGACCAACATGCATTCACTACAGCTCACCATCTCTAGAAGAAACGGCAGTGAAACACACACTGGAAACACCGGCTCTGAGGCAGCATTCTCCCCCAGTTTTTCAGCCGTAATTAGTACAAGTGAAAAGGAGACTATCAAAGCTGCATTGTCACGTGTGTGTGGAGATCGCATATTTGGGGCAGCTGGGGCTGGTTATAAGAGCCTATGTGTTGTCCAAGGCCTCGTTGACATTTACATCTTTTCAGAAGATACCACATTCAAATGGGACTCTTGTGCTGCTCATGCCATACTGAGGGCCATGGGTGGGGGAATAGTAGACTTGAAAGAATGCTTAGAAAGAAATCCAGAAACAGGGCTTGATTTGCCACAGTTGGTGTACCACGTGGAAAATGAGGGTGCTGCTGGGGTGGATCGGTGGGCCAACAAGGGAGGACTCATTGCATACAGATCCAGGAAGCGGCTGGAGACATTCCTGAGCCTCCTGGTCCAAAACCTGGCACCTGCAGAGACGCATACCTAG